In one window of Pseudoalteromonas espejiana DSM 9414 DNA:
- a CDS encoding chemotaxis protein CheW: protein MISEQSELNTNINLQQEQGVTQFLTFIMAEEEYGVDILTVQEIRSWEEITVLPNAPDFVKGVINLRGTIVPIIDLRLRFGLPSTEYGPLTVVIVVKVTFENDAKIIGIAVDAVSDVYSIAEQDAKPVPSLSDSNNCEYVAGLVNVGEKMVALIDLQKTMDI, encoded by the coding sequence ATGATTTCTGAACAAAGTGAGCTAAATACCAATATTAACTTGCAGCAAGAGCAAGGTGTTACACAGTTTTTAACCTTCATTATGGCTGAAGAAGAGTACGGCGTAGACATATTAACTGTACAAGAAATTCGCAGTTGGGAAGAAATAACTGTACTGCCAAACGCCCCTGACTTTGTAAAAGGGGTTATTAATCTGCGCGGCACAATAGTACCCATTATAGATTTGCGTTTACGCTTTGGCTTACCAAGTACTGAGTATGGCCCTTTAACAGTGGTTATTGTAGTTAAAGTGACGTTTGAAAATGACGCAAAAATAATAGGAATAGCGGTGGATGCGGTGTCTGATGTTTACAGTATCGCAGAACAAGATGCGAAGCCGGTACCGAGCCTGTCAGATTCAAATAATTGTGAATATGTAGCTGGATTGGTCAACGTAGGCGAGAAAATGGTCGCGTTAATCGATTTACAAAAAACAATGGATATATAG
- a CDS encoding chemotaxis protein CheA — protein MSIDLSQFFEVFFEESFEGLDTMEAELLNLEPGEEDLETINTIFRAAHSIKGGSGTFGFNSVADFTHVLETLLDQIRQGERELTTEHINLLLKAVDCLRGLLAALQSEQEPDLTEANTLKQQFEVVLEMQSGSPQSEPQEATKTAELTTFQIDFKPHHHLFKTGNEPLFMISELAEMGELEKQVFLDDIPDIKDLSSDECYLHWRFFLITSEKEAAIKEVFEWVEDDADIKIELCGGLFEDETTTAEKPLEQSKASSTETVPSTDTKKAADKPKAKPATDKKPTSTPESTSIRVGIDKVDSLINMVGELVITQAMLNQLSEQDITESTITSLQEGLAQLAHNTRDLQENVMRIRMLPINFVFSRFPRLVRDIAQKLNKQVELKLIGEQTELDKTVMEKISDPMVHLVRNSLDHGLETIEQRVAAGKDPVGTVTLNAFHQGGNIVIEIMDDGQGLNTQKIKEKAIANELIPADSNLTDDEINELIFMPGFSTADAVSDLSGRGVGMDVVKRNIQSLNGSVEVSSAPGVGSTFTIRLPLTLAILDGQLVKVAQHTYIIPLISIVESLQIDITKVSRVGKDLDVLRLRDEYIPILRLYQIFNHNNAIESLDKTLLVVVETDNQKVGLLVDDLLSQQQVVIKSLEANYQKVDGVSGATILGDGRVSLIVDISGLIKLSGLKKPGSQELIIESKTSLEAS, from the coding sequence GTGAGTATAGACTTAAGCCAATTTTTTGAAGTTTTCTTTGAAGAGAGTTTTGAAGGCCTCGACACCATGGAAGCCGAGCTTTTAAATTTAGAGCCTGGCGAAGAAGACTTAGAAACAATTAACACTATTTTTAGGGCTGCCCACTCTATTAAAGGTGGCAGTGGAACATTTGGTTTTAATTCTGTAGCTGACTTTACTCACGTGCTCGAAACCTTGCTAGATCAAATACGCCAAGGGGAGCGAGAGCTCACAACAGAGCATATTAATTTGCTTCTTAAAGCGGTTGACTGCTTACGAGGTTTACTTGCTGCATTGCAATCAGAGCAAGAACCCGACTTAACCGAGGCAAATACACTTAAACAGCAATTTGAAGTTGTGCTAGAAATGCAATCTGGTTCACCTCAAAGCGAACCTCAAGAAGCGACAAAAACGGCAGAGTTAACGACCTTTCAAATTGATTTCAAACCGCATCATCACCTATTTAAAACAGGTAACGAACCATTATTTATGATCAGCGAATTGGCTGAAATGGGCGAGCTTGAAAAGCAGGTTTTTTTAGATGATATCCCAGATATAAAAGATTTAAGCAGCGATGAGTGTTATTTACATTGGCGCTTTTTCCTTATTACCAGTGAAAAAGAAGCTGCTATTAAAGAGGTTTTTGAGTGGGTAGAGGATGATGCCGATATAAAAATAGAGCTATGTGGTGGCCTATTTGAAGATGAGACAACAACAGCCGAAAAGCCGCTAGAGCAAAGCAAAGCAAGCTCTACAGAAACAGTCCCAAGTACAGACACTAAAAAGGCTGCTGACAAACCTAAAGCTAAACCTGCAACTGATAAAAAGCCAACCTCCACGCCTGAGTCTACATCAATTAGGGTCGGCATTGATAAAGTTGACTCATTAATAAATATGGTTGGCGAACTGGTTATTACTCAAGCGATGTTAAACCAACTAAGCGAGCAAGATATTACTGAGTCAACCATTACATCTTTGCAAGAAGGGCTTGCACAGCTTGCGCACAACACGCGAGACCTACAAGAAAATGTCATGCGTATTCGCATGCTCCCTATTAACTTTGTGTTTAGCCGATTTCCGCGCTTAGTGCGCGATATTGCACAAAAGCTCAACAAACAGGTAGAGCTTAAACTAATTGGAGAGCAAACAGAGCTTGATAAAACGGTGATGGAAAAAATATCTGACCCTATGGTGCACTTAGTTAGAAACTCCCTCGATCATGGATTAGAAACTATTGAACAAAGAGTAGCAGCAGGAAAAGATCCAGTAGGAACCGTTACGTTAAATGCATTTCATCAAGGCGGTAATATTGTCATCGAAATAATGGACGATGGCCAAGGCTTAAACACTCAAAAAATAAAAGAAAAGGCGATTGCTAACGAGCTCATCCCCGCTGATAGTAACCTAACGGATGATGAAATTAATGAGCTTATTTTTATGCCCGGTTTTTCAACTGCCGATGCAGTAAGCGACCTATCTGGGCGTGGTGTGGGCATGGACGTGGTAAAGCGGAATATTCAGTCGTTAAATGGCTCAGTTGAAGTATCGTCTGCGCCAGGTGTGGGTTCTACCTTTACGATAAGGCTGCCACTTACGCTTGCCATTTTAGATGGTCAGCTCGTTAAAGTGGCCCAGCATACCTATATTATTCCGCTAATTTCGATTGTTGAATCACTTCAAATAGACATCACCAAAGTAAGCCGAGTAGGTAAAGACCTAGATGTATTAAGGCTGCGTGATGAATACATTCCTATTTTACGTTTATATCAAATTTTTAATCATAACAATGCCATAGAGTCGCTTGATAAAACCCTACTTGTGGTGGTCGAAACCGATAACCAAAAAGTGGGGTTGTTAGTTGATGATCTGCTTTCACAGCAGCAAGTGGTAATAAAAAGTTTAGAGGCTAATTACCAAAAAGTAGATGGGGTGTCGGGCGCGACTATTTTGGGTGATGGTCGGGTTTCGTTGATTGTAGATATTAGCGGTTTAATTAAATTATCAGGGCTTAAAAAACCTGGCAGCCAAGAGCTTATCATTGAGTCTAAAACTTCATTGGAGGCTTCATGA
- a CDS encoding response regulator, producing MKKILAVDDSASMRQMVSFTLKTAGFDVTEAKDGSEALAIAKQQSFDAVISDVNMPIMDGITLIRELRGLPDYKFTPLLMLTTESGLDKKVEGKAAGATGWIVKPFNPDQLLAVLKKVIR from the coding sequence ATGAAAAAAATTCTCGCGGTTGATGATTCTGCGTCAATGCGTCAAATGGTGAGCTTTACGCTAAAAACCGCAGGCTTTGATGTAACCGAAGCAAAAGATGGCAGTGAGGCATTAGCTATTGCCAAGCAGCAGAGCTTTGATGCTGTAATCTCAGATGTAAATATGCCGATTATGGACGGCATTACCTTAATTAGAGAGCTTAGAGGACTGCCTGATTACAAATTTACTCCCCTACTTATGCTTACTACCGAATCGGGATTAGATAAAAAAGTAGAAGGTAAAGCAGCTGGTGCAACAGGCTGGATAGTAAAACCTTTCAACCCGGATCAGTTATTAGCGGTACTTAAAAAAGTAATTCGTTAA
- a CDS encoding STAS domain-containing protein: MLKLPSELAIMQVETLHQDLLQELNSNNDICLDISDVVSADTASIQLLCALQKHLLTIHHKIVWVGSSDALQNAINQLGLNQYLTLESKG; this comes from the coding sequence ATGCTAAAACTTCCTAGCGAACTTGCCATTATGCAAGTAGAGACTCTTCACCAAGATTTATTACAAGAACTCAATAGCAACAATGATATTTGCTTAGATATAAGTGATGTTGTTTCAGCCGACACCGCTTCAATTCAACTTTTATGTGCGCTACAAAAACACCTCCTTACCATACATCATAAAATTGTATGGGTAGGCAGTAGTGATGCACTGCAAAACGCCATTAATCAACTTGGCTTAAATCAATATTTAACACTCGAAAGTAAAGGTTAG
- a CDS encoding SCO family protein encodes MKQLWISLIVVFTLLISACSEQNSAPDVDALVYEQAKPLSDFKLNDQNGELVTKQQFMGQWNLVFLGYTSCPDICPLTLAKLNSVYKKLQNEYPLQIWFMSVDPKRDTAQKRKAYIDYFNPDFLAVSGPHKDLFPLVRELGLIYAISDSSEAEYAVDHSASVALVDSTGSVRAVFKPEFKQGNVPLINATTLADEFKQIADYYKN; translated from the coding sequence ATGAAGCAGTTATGGATTAGCTTAATTGTTGTTTTTACACTTTTAATATCGGCATGTTCTGAGCAAAATAGCGCACCAGATGTAGATGCATTGGTTTATGAGCAGGCTAAGCCGCTATCTGACTTTAAATTAAACGATCAAAACGGTGAATTAGTCACAAAGCAGCAATTTATGGGGCAATGGAATTTAGTATTTTTAGGCTACACAAGTTGCCCTGATATTTGCCCACTTACATTAGCTAAATTAAATAGCGTTTATAAAAAGCTGCAAAATGAGTACCCATTACAAATTTGGTTTATGTCGGTAGATCCAAAACGCGATACGGCACAAAAAAGAAAAGCTTACATTGATTATTTTAATCCAGATTTTTTAGCCGTTTCAGGGCCGCACAAAGACTTGTTTCCATTAGTTAGAGAGCTTGGTTTAATTTACGCAATTAGCGATTCTTCAGAGGCGGAATACGCTGTTGATCACAGCGCTTCGGTTGCGTTGGTTGACTCAACAGGCTCTGTAAGGGCTGTTTTTAAACCTGAATTTAAACAAGGCAATGTACCTTTAATTAATGCTACAACGCTTGCAGACGAGTTTAAGCAAATAGCCGATTACTATAAAAACTAG
- the cyoE gene encoding heme o synthase, whose protein sequence is MALTIDKKALPVISTSPLLNQAYNLLQDYLAISKFKVVAMLVLTAWVGLALAPDVGRGIVVQFISLLGIGLLSAAAAVINHVVDSEIDSKMARTRHRPVAKGRLTKTHALSFAAVIGVAGFMMLMVWANTLTAILTLFALVGYAFIYTSFLKRATPQNIVIGGLAGAMPPLLGWVSETNQMAAAPWLLVMIIFTWTPPHFWALAIARKSDYERAKIPMLPVTHGIDFCKTCVVAYTILLTIVCVLPYLIGMSGAIYLVGASVLNALFLYKAVKLKLAPNDDTAMDLFRFSIIHLMVLFVILFIDKWLPL, encoded by the coding sequence ATGGCACTTACAATCGATAAAAAAGCACTACCAGTTATAAGTACGTCACCTTTACTTAATCAGGCTTACAATTTACTACAAGATTACTTAGCGATTAGTAAGTTTAAAGTAGTCGCAATGCTTGTACTTACTGCGTGGGTTGGTTTAGCGCTCGCTCCCGATGTTGGCCGTGGTATCGTCGTGCAATTTATTAGTTTATTAGGAATCGGGTTACTTTCCGCTGCAGCAGCGGTAATTAATCATGTTGTAGATAGCGAAATTGACTCAAAAATGGCACGTACGCGCCATCGCCCAGTTGCTAAGGGCCGATTAACTAAAACTCATGCGCTTAGTTTTGCTGCTGTGATAGGTGTAGCTGGGTTTATGATGCTAATGGTGTGGGCCAATACATTAACAGCCATACTGACCTTATTCGCACTCGTTGGTTATGCGTTTATTTATACTTCGTTTTTAAAACGCGCTACCCCGCAAAATATTGTAATTGGTGGCTTAGCTGGCGCGATGCCGCCATTACTTGGCTGGGTGTCAGAAACAAATCAAATGGCAGCGGCACCATGGTTGCTGGTTATGATTATTTTTACATGGACGCCACCGCATTTTTGGGCGCTCGCCATTGCGCGTAAAAGCGATTATGAGCGCGCTAAAATCCCTATGTTGCCGGTAACTCATGGTATTGATTTTTGTAAAACGTGTGTTGTTGCTTACACTATTTTGCTTACTATAGTGTGTGTATTACCTTACTTAATAGGTATGTCGGGCGCAATTTATTTAGTAGGTGCGAGCGTGCTTAATGCGCTATTTTTATATAAAGCAGTTAAGCTAAAATTGGCCCCTAATGATGATACTGCGATGGACTTATTTCGCTTTTCAATTATTCATTTAATGGTACTCTTTGTGATCTTATTTATAGATAAATGGCTCCCTTTATGA
- a CDS encoding COX15/CtaA family protein yields the protein MYKNYKNWVLATGLLALLVVGLGAYTRLSDAGLGCPDWPGCYGFLTVPKHEADIALATQSYPDMMFETAKAWKEMIHRYFAGALGILILALFVLAFIKRQSPTTPVKLPLALLLLVVFQAALGMWTVTMNLQPLIVMGHLLGGFSILSLITLLYLRLTAKPIVGGDSSAKRYFSLSIVALVVLVIQIALGGWLAANYAAPHCNGLPLCSYAQPFSLSSVFQLPLEHSNYEFGVLSQQARMSIHLLHRIWALVTCIVLALIMWRIYSQATSNKIKHCTVSVLVALLCQISLGLAVVHWHFPLGVALAHNLMAAILLLTMVRLCYYLKVRT from the coding sequence ATGTATAAAAATTATAAAAACTGGGTACTTGCAACAGGATTATTAGCCTTGTTAGTGGTTGGTCTGGGCGCATATACACGTTTAAGTGATGCAGGCTTAGGTTGCCCCGATTGGCCTGGCTGTTATGGTTTTTTAACCGTACCAAAACACGAGGCTGATATAGCACTTGCTACACAAAGCTACCCAGACATGATGTTTGAAACCGCAAAAGCATGGAAAGAAATGATTCATCGTTACTTTGCAGGCGCTTTAGGAATACTCATATTAGCTTTATTTGTATTGGCATTTATAAAACGCCAATCACCAACTACTCCCGTTAAACTTCCCTTAGCGCTGTTGTTATTAGTTGTATTTCAAGCTGCGCTTGGCATGTGGACCGTTACCATGAACCTGCAGCCACTTATTGTAATGGGTCATTTATTAGGTGGTTTTAGTATTTTATCGCTGATTACACTTTTATATTTACGCTTAACGGCTAAGCCTATAGTGGGTGGTGATAGCAGCGCAAAGCGTTACTTTAGTTTAAGCATAGTGGCATTGGTAGTACTGGTAATACAAATAGCGCTGGGTGGTTGGCTTGCTGCAAATTATGCAGCGCCACACTGTAATGGCTTACCTCTTTGTAGTTACGCACAACCATTTTCGCTCAGTAGCGTATTTCAGTTACCACTTGAGCACAGTAATTATGAGTTTGGTGTGTTATCTCAACAAGCACGAATGTCTATTCACTTACTGCATCGAATATGGGCACTTGTAACTTGCATAGTACTCGCGCTAATTATGTGGCGAATATATAGCCAAGCCACATCAAATAAAATTAAACACTGCACTGTAAGCGTACTTGTGGCGCTGCTTTGTCAAATAAGTTTAGGGCTTGCGGTAGTGCATTGGCATTTTCCGCTTGGCGTTGCGCTGGCGCATAATTTAATGGCAGCCATATTGTTATTAACTATGGTTAGGCTTTGTTACTACCTAAAAGTACGTACATAA
- a CDS encoding transmembrane cytochrome oxidase associated protein, which produces MKNNPLVLFIVCCSVPLILAYTALKLDWLPTAITNNGEFLQQEIKLENWQQHNPKQWTIALNYSNECKSSCSEQLSALNNLYVALGKNQGKVDMAVMGAPKAQNLPWKTFNAQQNLQPASLYLIDHMGLVVLEYPFKEQPQENRLIQKGLLKDLKKLLNYSRSS; this is translated from the coding sequence ATGAAAAATAATCCCTTAGTACTTTTTATAGTGTGCTGTTCAGTACCGCTGATATTAGCCTACACAGCTTTAAAGTTAGATTGGTTACCTACAGCCATTACGAATAATGGCGAATTTTTACAGCAAGAGATCAAGCTTGAAAATTGGCAGCAACATAATCCAAAACAGTGGACTATTGCGCTTAACTATTCTAACGAATGTAAAAGCTCATGCAGTGAACAACTGAGTGCGCTAAATAACTTATATGTGGCACTCGGTAAAAACCAAGGCAAGGTCGATATGGCGGTAATGGGTGCACCTAAAGCTCAAAACCTACCCTGGAAAACCTTTAATGCGCAGCAAAATTTACAGCCCGCAAGTTTATATTTAATTGACCATATGGGACTGGTTGTACTTGAGTATCCATTTAAAGAACAACCGCAAGAAAATAGGCTAATTCAAAAGGGTTTATTAAAAGATCTAAAAAAATTACTTAACTATTCTCGTTCGAGCTAA
- a CDS encoding SURF1 family protein: MQLILRRKQKLSSYIALCVVAIVVLVCVRLGYWQLERAAQKEQQLTAIAKMKTQGVMSWQQLTTLPANWNKTGVLVELTGKIVNQQYWLLDNQVYQGQVGYDLLVLFKPNQGSRTLLVNLGWVKAPISRSELPTIQLPKGFITFNAQIKEQNLSGFSLETNNDPQDLPKRIQTIDLTTLSKQSQHPLFKFMAYRQGAGDTLATPHYKAVVMSPQKHQAYAVQWFLIALACVLVAFFANKKRNRNEK, translated from the coding sequence ATGCAGTTAATTTTAAGGCGTAAACAAAAGCTTAGCTCATATATTGCACTTTGTGTGGTGGCAATTGTTGTGTTGGTGTGTGTGCGTTTAGGGTATTGGCAATTAGAGCGAGCCGCCCAAAAAGAACAGCAGTTAACAGCTATAGCCAAAATGAAAACTCAAGGTGTTATGAGCTGGCAGCAATTAACTACGTTACCTGCAAACTGGAATAAAACAGGTGTGCTAGTTGAATTAACCGGAAAAATAGTAAATCAGCAGTACTGGCTATTAGACAATCAAGTTTACCAAGGGCAAGTAGGTTACGATTTACTCGTGTTGTTTAAACCCAACCAAGGAAGCCGAACATTATTAGTTAATTTGGGATGGGTTAAGGCGCCTATATCGCGCAGCGAATTACCAACTATTCAGCTCCCTAAAGGCTTTATAACTTTTAATGCGCAAATAAAAGAGCAGAACTTAAGTGGGTTTAGTTTAGAAACCAACAACGACCCTCAAGACCTCCCAAAGCGAATTCAAACAATCGATTTAACAACGCTGAGCAAGCAAAGCCAGCATCCCTTATTTAAGTTTATGGCTTATCGCCAAGGCGCTGGAGATACACTTGCTACTCCGCACTACAAAGCCGTGGTAATGAGCCCGCAAAAACACCAAGCTTATGCTGTGCAATGGTTTTTAATTGCGCTTGCGTGCGTTTTGGTGGCTTTTTTTGCCAATAAAAAGAGGAACCGCAATGAAAAATAA
- a CDS encoding DUF2909 domain-containing protein, whose amino-acid sequence MIIKIIIVLLLLFILFNLFRALFIMVSGKTGERPMSHFLGRRVLFSVVVLILVITAVKLGFIQTNHSPLTATARIQIRINTATPHLQNANTKQQLEMQSAYL is encoded by the coding sequence GTGATTATTAAAATTATTATTGTGCTGCTGTTATTGTTTATACTTTTTAACTTGTTTAGAGCGCTATTTATTATGGTGTCGGGTAAAACGGGCGAACGACCTATGTCACACTTTTTAGGCCGCCGCGTGTTATTTTCAGTCGTGGTGTTAATACTCGTGATAACCGCTGTAAAACTCGGCTTTATACAAACCAATCACTCGCCTTTAACTGCTACAGCACGTATACAAATACGAATAAACACAGCCACACCACATCTACAAAATGCCAATACCAAGCAGCAGCTTGAAATGCAAAGTGCTTATCTTTAG
- a CDS encoding cytochrome c oxidase subunit 3, whose protein sequence is MNQEYENYYVPEQSPWPIVGAVALFFIAVGAALTVMNVGKEGGSGVYLLYAGIAVLLYMLFSWFKNVINESAQGLYSAQMDRSFRQGMSWFIFSEVMFFMAFFGALFYARMLSVPWLGGAGNNAMTNEVLWPTFEAVWPLVTTPAGDTTQAMGWQGLPLINTLILLASSVTLHFAHVAIENNKRTPLKVFLGATILLGVCFLALQVEEYVHAYNDLNLTLDAGIYGNTFFLLTGFHGMHVTLGTVILLVVFLRILKGHFTKDKHFAFQAAAWYWHFVDVVWLCLFVFVYVL, encoded by the coding sequence ATGAATCAAGAATATGAAAATTACTACGTACCAGAGCAAAGCCCGTGGCCAATAGTAGGCGCTGTGGCATTATTTTTTATTGCGGTAGGGGCGGCTCTTACCGTAATGAACGTAGGAAAAGAAGGCGGTAGTGGGGTTTATTTATTATATGCAGGCATAGCTGTACTTTTATATATGCTGTTTAGTTGGTTTAAAAATGTCATAAACGAGTCTGCTCAAGGCTTGTATTCAGCGCAAATGGATCGCTCGTTCCGACAGGGTATGAGCTGGTTTATTTTTTCTGAAGTAATGTTTTTTATGGCCTTTTTTGGCGCTTTATTTTACGCGCGAATGCTTTCTGTGCCTTGGTTAGGTGGAGCTGGCAACAATGCGATGACTAATGAAGTTTTGTGGCCCACCTTTGAAGCGGTTTGGCCGCTGGTGACAACGCCAGCAGGGGATACAACTCAAGCTATGGGTTGGCAAGGCTTACCGCTTATTAATACGCTTATATTACTCGCTTCATCGGTTACTTTGCATTTTGCTCACGTAGCAATAGAAAACAACAAACGTACGCCACTTAAAGTATTTCTAGGGGCAACTATTTTATTAGGTGTTTGCTTTTTGGCTCTGCAAGTAGAGGAATATGTTCATGCCTACAACGATTTAAACTTAACGCTTGATGCCGGAATTTATGGTAATACCTTCTTTTTGCTAACCGGTTTTCATGGCATGCATGTAACGCTTGGCACTGTGATTTTATTGGTGGTGTTTTTACGAATTTTAAAAGGCCACTTCACTAAAGATAAGCACTTTGCATTTCAAGCTGCTGCTTGGTATTGGCATTTTGTAGATGTGGTGTGGCTGTGTTTATTCGTATTTGTATACGTGCTGTAG
- a CDS encoding cytochrome c oxidase assembly protein, with protein MTHAPLLKRLVLICIGMFAFAFALVPLYDVFCDITGLNGKPSLEQAEQSTKVTQNREIGVSFTTHAQSGAPFVVKSKEYSVDVKPGAMREVMFSAKNNSNLDKVMQAVPSVSPGKAAKYLHKIACFCFDQQPLKAGEELEFKLLFYVDTALPSDIEELTLSYTVFDISEQLVASNN; from the coding sequence ATGACTCACGCGCCATTACTTAAACGCTTAGTACTTATTTGTATAGGTATGTTTGCTTTTGCGTTTGCCTTAGTGCCCCTTTATGACGTGTTTTGCGACATAACGGGGTTAAATGGCAAGCCGTCGCTTGAGCAAGCAGAGCAAAGTACAAAAGTAACTCAAAACCGCGAAATTGGCGTGAGTTTTACAACCCATGCGCAAAGCGGCGCGCCATTTGTTGTTAAGTCAAAAGAGTACAGTGTGGATGTAAAACCTGGCGCTATGCGCGAGGTAATGTTTAGCGCTAAAAACAACAGCAACCTCGATAAAGTAATGCAAGCTGTACCTTCAGTTTCACCAGGTAAAGCGGCTAAATATTTACATAAAATTGCCTGTTTTTGTTTTGACCAACAACCTTTAAAAGCAGGTGAAGAACTTGAGTTTAAGTTGCTGTTTTACGTTGATACCGCTCTACCAAGCGATATAGAAGAGCTAACTTTATCTTACACCGTATTTGATATTAGTGAGCAGCTAGTAGCGAGTAATAACTAG
- the ctaD gene encoding cytochrome c oxidase subunit I: MSSIAEQPNANEAHHGHHPAKGFKRWLYTTNHKDIGSLYLIFSLTMFLIGGAMAMVIRAELFQPGLQLVDPHFFNQMTTVHGLIMVFGAVMPAFTGLANWMVPLMIGAPDMALPRMNNWSFWILPFAFLILLASLLMPGGGPAFGWTFYAPLSTTYSNDNTAMFVFAVHIMGISSIMGAINVIVTIVNLRAPGMTWMKLPLFVWTWLITAFLLIAVMPVLAGAVTMVLTDKYFGTSFFDAAGGGDPVMLQHIFWFFGHPEVYIMILPAFGIISTIVPTFSRKKLFGYASMVYATSSIALLSFIVWAHHMFTTGMPVAGELFFMYATMLISVPTGVKVFNWVATMWRGSISFEVPMLFSIAFIVLFTLGGFSGLMLAITPADFQYHDTYFVVAHFHYVLVTGAIFSIMAGAYYWLPKWTGNMFNITLAKWHFWLSLVSVNVLFFPMHFVGLAGMPRRIPDYALQFADFNAIISIGGFAFGLSQLLFVAVVIKCARGGDKVPAKVWDGAEGLEWEVESPAPYHTFSTPPEIK, from the coding sequence ATGAGTAGCATAGCAGAACAACCAAACGCCAATGAAGCTCACCACGGCCACCACCCTGCAAAAGGCTTTAAGCGCTGGCTTTACACAACCAACCATAAAGACATTGGCAGTTTATATTTAATTTTTTCACTGACGATGTTCTTAATTGGTGGCGCAATGGCCATGGTAATTAGGGCTGAATTATTTCAACCCGGATTACAGCTTGTCGATCCTCACTTTTTTAACCAAATGACTACAGTGCATGGGCTAATCATGGTGTTTGGAGCCGTTATGCCTGCTTTTACAGGGCTGGCTAACTGGATGGTACCACTGATGATTGGTGCGCCCGATATGGCACTGCCAAGAATGAATAACTGGAGCTTTTGGATTTTACCGTTCGCATTTTTAATTTTGCTTGCATCATTACTTATGCCAGGCGGTGGCCCAGCATTTGGCTGGACTTTTTACGCCCCACTTTCTACAACCTACAGTAACGACAACACCGCGATGTTTGTGTTTGCCGTGCATATTATGGGGATTAGCTCAATTATGGGGGCAATAAACGTTATTGTGACCATAGTTAATTTGCGTGCCCCTGGCATGACATGGATGAAGCTACCATTATTTGTTTGGACATGGCTAATAACTGCGTTTTTGCTAATTGCTGTTATGCCCGTACTTGCAGGTGCAGTAACCATGGTATTGACCGATAAATATTTTGGAACCAGCTTTTTTGATGCTGCCGGAGGCGGCGATCCGGTGATGCTTCAGCACATATTTTGGTTTTTTGGTCACCCCGAAGTGTACATTATGATTTTGCCTGCCTTTGGCATTATATCGACCATAGTGCCTACCTTCTCACGTAAAAAGCTATTTGGTTATGCCTCTATGGTTTACGCCACTTCTTCTATTGCTTTACTAAGCTTTATTGTTTGGGCGCACCATATGTTTACTACAGGTATGCCGGTGGCTGGCGAGCTGTTTTTTATGTACGCAACCATGCTTATATCGGTGCCAACTGGGGTAAAGGTATTTAATTGGGTGGCTACCATGTGGCGAGGCTCAATAAGCTTTGAAGTACCCATGCTATTTAGTATTGCCTTTATTGTGCTGTTTACGTTGGGTGGGTTCTCTGGATTGATGTTAGCCATTACACCGGCTGATTTTCAGTATCACGATACCTATTTTGTGGTGGCGCATTTTCACTATGTATTAGTAACCGGAGCCATTTTTTCGATAATGGCGGGGGCTTATTATTGGCTGCCTAAATGGACCGGCAATATGTTTAATATTACTTTGGCCAAATGGCATTTTTGGCTATCGCTTGTCAGTGTAAACGTATTGTTTTTTCCTATGCATTTTGTAGGGCTTGCAGGTATGCCTAGGCGTATTCCCGATTATGCGCTGCAGTTTGCTGATTTTAACGCCATTATAAGTATTGGTGGGTTTGCCTTTGGTTTATCACAGCTTTTATTTGTAGCCGTGGTAATTAAATGCGCCCGTGGTGGCGATAAAGTACCAGCAAAAGTGTGGGATGGAGCTGAAGGTTTAGAGTGGGAAGTTGAATCGCCAGCGCCGTATCATACCTTTTCTACCCCACCGGAAATTAAGTAA